One genomic region from Bacillus sp. SLBN-46 encodes:
- a CDS encoding transketolase, translated as MSIHYQGLEIFRDEIRLMTLKELHHLGFGHYGGSLSITEALAVLYGEVMKVDPKNPNWEERDYFILSKGHGGPAYYAALSLKGFFPKEILYTLNQNGTSLPSHPDRNLTPGVDMTTGSLGQGISAAVGVALSHKLSERKNFTYCIVGDGELNEGQCWEAFQFAAHHKLHRLFVLVDDNKKQLDGLTKDIIDPLDLVAKMSAFGFYTLKVNGASVAEIYEAFEKGKAQSNQPVAIILDTVKGQGVPYLEEKADNHHIRPTQEDEEAIVATISQLEKKLGRAVM; from the coding sequence ATGAGTATTCATTATCAAGGTCTTGAAATCTTTAGAGATGAAATTCGCTTAATGACGTTAAAGGAGCTGCATCATTTAGGTTTTGGTCATTACGGAGGCAGCTTATCCATCACTGAAGCATTAGCGGTGTTGTATGGAGAAGTCATGAAGGTTGATCCCAAAAATCCAAATTGGGAAGAGCGAGATTACTTTATTTTATCTAAGGGACACGGCGGACCTGCTTATTACGCCGCATTGTCCTTAAAAGGATTTTTCCCCAAAGAAATTCTTTATACCCTCAACCAAAATGGAACCAGCCTTCCTTCTCATCCCGACCGAAATTTAACACCCGGTGTTGATATGACCACAGGATCGTTAGGACAAGGGATTTCTGCTGCTGTTGGCGTAGCCCTGTCCCATAAGTTATCAGAGAGGAAGAATTTTACATATTGTATTGTGGGGGACGGGGAGTTAAATGAGGGTCAATGCTGGGAAGCTTTTCAATTTGCAGCCCACCACAAATTACATAGGCTGTTTGTGTTAGTGGATGACAATAAAAAGCAGCTTGACGGCTTAACGAAGGATATCATAGACCCGTTAGATTTGGTGGCAAAAATGAGTGCATTTGGTTTTTATACATTAAAGGTAAACGGTGCGTCGGTAGCTGAAATCTATGAAGCCTTTGAAAAAGGGAAAGCGCAAAGTAATCAGCCTGTAGCCATTATCTTAGATACGGTTAAGGGCCAAGGAGTTCCTTATTTAGAAGAGAAGGCGGATAATCACCACATCCGCCCAACACAGGAGGATGAAGAAGCGATTGTAGCAACCATTTCCCAATTAGAAAAGAAACTAGGAAGGGCTGTGATGTGA
- a CDS encoding antibiotic biosynthesis monooxygenase, with the protein MILEAVMLQVKQGMEGEYEVAFREASKIISSMKGYISHELQRCMEVKGKYLLLVKWETLDDHTVGFRQSKEYQEWKKQLHHFYDPFPIVEHFENVQI; encoded by the coding sequence ATGATTTTAGAAGCTGTAATGTTACAAGTTAAGCAAGGTATGGAAGGGGAATATGAGGTAGCATTTCGAGAGGCATCAAAAATTATATCATCAATGAAAGGCTACATATCTCACGAATTGCAACGATGTATGGAAGTTAAGGGGAAATATTTATTGTTGGTGAAGTGGGAGACATTAGATGACCATACAGTAGGGTTTAGACAATCGAAAGAGTATCAAGAATGGAAAAAGCAACTACATCATTTCTATGACCCGTTCCCAATAGTTGAACACTTTGAGAATGTTCAAATTTAA
- a CDS encoding DinB family protein translates to MQGVAKMFLEQLDMHCYENEWFASMDQALQGVTAAEAAWTSSGNSNSIWQIVNHLIFWNEDVIHRIKGTENPHKAESNEETFGNPGDREDEIGWSQTVQRLHEVMNKLKTVIADLDDEKLTAPYAANSYSIERLLSNIMMHDTYHVGQIVLLRKLQSSWSGVDWS, encoded by the coding sequence ATGCAAGGTGTAGCCAAAATGTTTTTAGAACAACTCGACATGCATTGCTATGAGAATGAGTGGTTTGCATCCATGGATCAGGCGCTCCAGGGAGTCACCGCAGCTGAGGCAGCATGGACAAGTTCGGGAAACAGCAATTCGATTTGGCAGATTGTCAACCACTTGATATTTTGGAATGAAGATGTAATCCATCGAATTAAGGGCACAGAGAATCCGCATAAAGCAGAAAGCAATGAAGAAACCTTTGGAAATCCAGGGGATCGAGAAGACGAAATTGGTTGGTCCCAGACAGTGCAGCGCCTTCATGAAGTCATGAATAAATTAAAAACGGTCATTGCGGACCTTGACGATGAAAAGTTAACAGCTCCGTATGCAGCTAACAGTTACTCTATTGAGCGTTTACTTAGCAATATCATGATGCACGATACATATCATGTCGGCCAAATTGTTCTGTTGCGAAAGTTACAATCCTCTTGGAGTGGCGTTGATTGGTCTTAA
- a CDS encoding DUF2089 domain-containing protein: MAYPLISECPVCSKQLKITKLQCTHCHTTIENEFELSNFATLSKEQLNFIETFLKCRGNIKEVEKELGVSYPTVRGKLDDIISSLGYSTTKKVEKVDRKKVILMLEKGEITAEEAIGILNGEES; encoded by the coding sequence ATGGCATATCCTCTTATTTCAGAGTGTCCTGTTTGTAGTAAGCAATTAAAAATCACAAAGCTACAGTGCACTCATTGTCATACCACAATTGAAAATGAATTTGAACTCTCCAATTTTGCAACTCTTAGCAAGGAACAGCTTAATTTTATTGAAACTTTTCTAAAGTGCCGTGGAAATATTAAAGAAGTGGAAAAAGAACTTGGAGTATCCTATCCCACCGTGCGTGGGAAATTAGATGACATTATCTCTTCTCTTGGATATTCCACCACTAAGAAGGTTGAAAAAGTTGATCGAAAAAAAGTAATTTTAATGCTGGAAAAGGGCGAAATAACAGCCGAAGAAGCGATTGGGATATTAAATGGGGAGGAATCTTAA
- a CDS encoding AraC family transcriptional regulator translates to MDLLKSMNDAMRYIEDNLTNEIDFKMVARIAHCSEYHFKRMFSFLAGITLSEYIRRRRLSLAALELINSHIKIIDVAIKYGYSSPDSFTRAFQILHGVTPTEARNNGQQLKAYPLMTFQLSIRGGYEMNYRIEQKEAFNIVGIMKRVPIIFEGENPKITAMWKSLTMEKIDQLKKLSNIEPKGMIQASTNFSEGRMEEKGELDQYIGVATTQECPENFSKLEVPALTWAIFESTGPFPSTLQETWGRIYSEWFPSSNYQVTEGPEILSIKTKDLTSPTVKCEIWIPVLKK, encoded by the coding sequence ATGGATTTGCTTAAGAGCATGAATGACGCAATGAGGTATATCGAGGATAACCTCACTAACGAAATAGACTTCAAAATGGTGGCACGAATCGCTCATTGTTCTGAATATCATTTTAAAAGAATGTTTTCTTTTCTTGCAGGTATTACATTATCAGAATACATCCGTCGTAGACGACTTAGCTTGGCCGCATTGGAGCTTATAAATAGTCATATAAAAATAATTGATGTGGCGATTAAATATGGATACAGCTCACCGGACTCGTTTACTAGAGCTTTTCAAATTTTACATGGGGTAACACCAACAGAAGCAAGAAACAATGGACAGCAATTAAAAGCCTATCCACTAATGACCTTTCAATTATCCATTAGAGGAGGATATGAAATGAATTACCGAATTGAACAAAAAGAGGCATTTAACATAGTTGGTATCATGAAAAGAGTTCCCATTATTTTTGAAGGAGAAAATCCGAAAATTACAGCAATGTGGAAATCCTTGACTATGGAAAAAATAGATCAATTAAAAAAACTCTCTAATATTGAACCTAAAGGGATGATTCAAGCTTCTACCAACTTTTCTGAAGGACGCATGGAAGAAAAAGGAGAGCTTGATCAGTATATAGGAGTAGCAACAACACAAGAATGCCCTGAAAACTTTTCAAAACTTGAAGTTCCTGCCTTAACATGGGCGATATTTGAATCAACGGGACCATTTCCTAGTACGCTACAGGAAACGTGGGGAAGGATTTATTCAGAGTGGTTTCCATCTTCCAATTATCAGGTAACAGAAGGACCCGAAATCTTGTCGATCAAAACCAAAGATTTAACTTCACCAACTGTGAAGTGCGAAATTTGGATTCCAGTTTTAAAAAAATAA
- a CDS encoding pyridoxamine 5'-phosphate oxidase family protein, producing the protein MSNMIKQEEMDTLRELIKDVDTAMLTTVSEEGLVSRPMKTQDVEFDGDLWFFTKKETDKYEEILHDQDVNVAYAGKSYVSVRGRAEIVEDLGKKKELWSKANEKIMQTSYDDPNVVLIKVNAEAAEYWDTGNYTKKIAFLYKRMTGQSSKSTDVNETVELNK; encoded by the coding sequence ATGTCTAACATGATAAAACAAGAAGAAATGGATACATTAAGAGAGTTAATCAAAGACGTAGACACGGCCATGCTGACTACGGTAAGTGAAGAAGGGCTTGTTTCTCGTCCTATGAAAACACAAGATGTAGAATTTGATGGTGACTTATGGTTCTTCACTAAAAAAGAGACTGATAAATATGAAGAAATTTTACATGATCAAGATGTTAATGTGGCTTATGCAGGTAAATCCTATGTTTCCGTCCGTGGAAGAGCGGAAATCGTTGAGGATTTAGGTAAGAAAAAGGAATTGTGGAGCAAAGCAAATGAGAAAATTATGCAAACCTCTTATGATGATCCTAACGTTGTCTTAATAAAGGTAAATGCGGAAGCAGCCGAATATTGGGATACCGGTAATTATACGAAGAAAATCGCCTTTCTCTACAAACGCATGACAGGGCAAAGTTCTAAATCGACAGATGTTAATGAAACGGTTGAATTGAATAAATAA
- the ltrA gene encoding group II intron reverse transcriptase/maturase — translation MNQELKFKWHSVYGQILFDRKLKTAWEKVKSNNGAGGIDGETVTSYASNEEKNLNQLLQKLRLKEYTPSPVRRKYIPKKNGKLRPLGIPNIEDRIVQQAVVNVLEPKCEELIFHKWSCGYRPNLGAKRVMQIITWNIESGYNYIYDCDIKGFFDNIPHKKLMKILNKYIADGTILDLIWKWLKAGYMEEGKYHKVDSGTPQGGVISPLLANLFLNELDWELETHGIHFVRYADDFLLFAKTKEEIVRAESITKQKLAELGLEISIEKTKIVDFNHDDFDFLGFTFEHWRKRKRDGKPYYIAKPKDSTWKDFRQKIKDKTMKSLTFSKEMWVERVNQVIRGKVNYFLTLWNAINENKKYGREFSCFFNVFRDNLLAIDSYIRRRLRVAMIHDHPSQNKGHKMKTKWGIEFFARIGLVPAFQYYYGKQYGHTIEDYIQYMKVKQEKKYKRKLQRAKERGEVYFTAKRVQMINCAQGKTRYSM, via the coding sequence TTGAACCAAGAACTAAAGTTCAAATGGCACAGTGTATATGGACAAATTCTCTTCGATAGAAAGCTAAAAACAGCTTGGGAAAAGGTTAAGAGCAATAATGGGGCTGGAGGTATAGATGGAGAAACAGTCACAAGTTACGCAAGTAACGAAGAAAAGAATCTCAATCAGTTACTCCAGAAATTAAGACTTAAAGAGTACACCCCGTCACCAGTACGAAGAAAATATATTCCCAAAAAGAACGGAAAACTTCGTCCACTGGGGATACCAAATATTGAAGACCGTATCGTTCAGCAAGCTGTGGTTAATGTACTTGAACCTAAATGTGAAGAACTCATTTTCCATAAATGGTCATGCGGCTATCGTCCAAATCTTGGAGCTAAAAGAGTAATGCAAATCATTACTTGGAATATCGAGAGTGGTTACAATTATATTTACGATTGTGATATTAAGGGATTCTTTGACAATATTCCTCATAAAAAGTTGATGAAGATACTTAATAAATATATAGCTGATGGAACTATACTCGATCTAATTTGGAAATGGCTTAAAGCGGGCTACATGGAAGAAGGAAAGTATCACAAAGTAGACTCAGGAACCCCGCAAGGGGGTGTGATTTCACCATTACTTGCGAATCTCTTTCTAAATGAACTTGATTGGGAACTTGAAACCCATGGAATTCACTTCGTCAGATATGCCGATGATTTCCTCTTATTTGCCAAAACAAAAGAGGAAATTGTGCGTGCAGAATCAATAACAAAACAAAAGCTAGCTGAATTAGGGCTTGAGATCTCCATCGAGAAAACGAAAATCGTCGATTTTAACCATGATGATTTTGATTTCCTTGGATTCACTTTTGAGCACTGGAGGAAAAGGAAGAGAGATGGAAAACCATACTACATAGCTAAACCAAAGGATTCTACATGGAAAGACTTTCGCCAAAAGATAAAGGATAAAACAATGAAATCCCTAACTTTTAGCAAAGAAATGTGGGTTGAACGTGTGAATCAAGTAATACGGGGAAAAGTAAATTACTTTTTAACACTTTGGAATGCGATTAACGAGAATAAAAAGTATGGAAGAGAATTTTCATGTTTCTTCAACGTTTTCAGGGATAACTTATTAGCCATAGATAGCTATATAAGAAGAAGACTAAGAGTAGCAATGATACATGACCATCCAAGTCAAAACAAAGGACATAAGATGAAAACAAAATGGGGAATAGAGTTCTTTGCGAGGATTGGATTAGTTCCAGCATTTCAATATTATTATGGAAAGCAATATGGACATACCATTGAGGACTACATTCAGTACATGAAGGTAAAACAAGAAAAGAAATATAAAAGAAAACTACAAAGAGCCAAAGAACGTGGAGAGGTTTACTTCACAGCCAAAAGAGTCCAAATGATTAACTGTGCACAGGGTAAAACAAGGTATTCAATGTAA
- the trmL gene encoding tRNA (uridine(34)/cytosine(34)/5-carboxymethylaminomethyluridine(34)-2'-O)-methyltransferase TrmL codes for MAIHVVLYQPEIPANTANIALTCAGTDTALHLIRPLGFSTDDEMIKRSGLDFWESVNITYYDSLDDFFSKNKGEFYYIETFGEKAHSAFDFSDTTKDHYFMFGKETTGLPKDLLKKNQDHFLRIPMNQHIRSLNLSNTAAILVYEALRQQGFPNLI; via the coding sequence TTGGCAATACATGTTGTACTATATCAACCAGAAATTCCGGCTAATACGGCCAATATCGCACTGACTTGTGCCGGAACCGATACAGCCTTGCATTTAATCCGACCGCTCGGCTTTTCAACAGACGATGAAATGATCAAACGATCAGGGTTAGACTTCTGGGAGTCTGTAAACATCACATATTATGACTCATTGGATGACTTTTTTTCGAAAAATAAAGGTGAGTTTTACTATATTGAGACGTTCGGTGAAAAAGCACACTCAGCCTTTGATTTCAGTGATACTACAAAGGACCATTATTTTATGTTCGGAAAAGAGACAACAGGTCTACCAAAAGATTTACTAAAAAAAAATCAAGACCACTTCTTGCGAATACCAATGAACCAACATATACGTTCACTAAACCTTTCAAATACAGCTGCTATATTGGTCTATGAGGCCTTGCGCCAGCAGGGATTTCCCAATTTAATCTAA
- a CDS encoding Ig-like domain-containing protein, with protein sequence MGGVNAKAASSYDSFKEQLVKEKAHVQVEKVNGFEHSKLERLLKSHQSRDLLKSQNSRVTKSQKFNNGYSTQDLTGNSIYEVEPNDFVTEADYLPQGDIILGTFYHQYDLDTFAIEIPQSATIAISGLMSTNSLSNIGFVLTDEFDNMIDPVAAQFDDHQMTAGYSLSRGVYFIRALNIGEYVTNDVYGLAWDYIDQTPTPDVTPPPAPQVNRFDDNDTLLKGKAEPNSTVEVSLNDIVVGTGITNPSGAFEANLPSTYSVGTVFNVTATDQAGNISAVTSVTVVSSILNGWIVENGKTYHYTNGAKDKGWYDDAGKWFFLDKQTGVKKTGWVSDGGKWYYLNSYGVMQTGWIYDGAWYYLNSNGSMKTGWLKDGGSWYYLKSSGAMAKGWIQVGTKWYYLYNNGKMAHSTWIGKYKIGADGAWIR encoded by the coding sequence TTGGGCGGTGTTAATGCAAAAGCCGCATCGTCTTATGACTCTTTTAAGGAACAACTTGTTAAAGAAAAAGCACACGTTCAAGTAGAAAAAGTAAATGGGTTTGAACATTCAAAACTTGAAAGATTGTTAAAATCACATCAATCTAGGGATTTATTAAAATCACAAAATTCACGCGTAACAAAATCACAAAAATTTAATAATGGCTATTCAACTCAAGATCTTACTGGCAATAGTATTTATGAAGTTGAACCGAATGACTTTGTTACCGAAGCAGATTATCTACCACAAGGGGATATAATTCTAGGTACATTTTATCATCAATATGACCTTGATACCTTTGCTATTGAGATTCCTCAAAGTGCTACAATTGCCATCTCCGGGTTAATGTCTACTAATTCATTATCTAATATTGGATTTGTTCTCACAGATGAATTTGATAATATGATTGATCCTGTTGCAGCACAATTTGATGACCATCAAATGACAGCAGGGTATAGTCTATCAAGAGGTGTTTACTTTATTCGTGCTCTTAACATCGGGGAGTATGTTACGAACGATGTATATGGTTTAGCGTGGGATTATATTGATCAAACACCTACACCAGATGTTACACCACCACCTGCCCCACAAGTTAATCGTTTTGACGATAATGATACACTCTTAAAAGGTAAAGCAGAGCCAAATTCTACAGTTGAAGTTTCCTTGAATGATATAGTTGTTGGAACTGGAATAACAAACCCAAGTGGTGCTTTTGAAGCAAACCTACCTTCTACATATTCAGTTGGCACAGTTTTCAATGTTACTGCAACTGATCAAGCAGGTAATATAAGTGCTGTAACAAGTGTTACTGTTGTTAGTTCTATTCTAAATGGGTGGATTGTCGAGAACGGTAAAACCTATCATTATACTAATGGAGCAAAAGATAAAGGGTGGTACGATGACGCTGGCAAATGGTTTTTCCTTGATAAACAAACAGGCGTAAAGAAAACTGGTTGGGTATCTGATGGTGGTAAGTGGTACTATCTAAATTCTTATGGTGTTATGCAAACGGGCTGGATTTATGACGGAGCGTGGTATTATTTAAATAGCAACGGCTCTATGAAAACAGGATGGCTTAAAGATGGTGGGAGTTGGTATTACCTAAAATCATCTGGGGCAATGGCAAAAGGTTGGATTCAAGTCGGTACAAAATGGTACTATCTCTATAATAATGGAAAAATGGCACACAGTACGTGGATTGGTAAATATAAAATAGGTGCAGATGGTGCGTGGATTAGGTAG
- a CDS encoding YciI family protein, whose product MSNNISNNILVKMHFMLKSTPPRVTFHQDMTEEERNIMLQHISYWTDKQNQGIALVFGPVLNPSAPHGLAIIEVDNEEQVPKLIAEDPAVIAGIMATEFYPMKAVVKK is encoded by the coding sequence ATGTCGAACAACATCTCAAACAATATTCTGGTGAAAATGCATTTCATGTTAAAGTCTACTCCGCCAAGAGTAACTTTTCATCAGGACATGACCGAAGAAGAAAGGAATATCATGCTACAACATATCTCCTATTGGACGGACAAGCAGAATCAGGGGATTGCTTTGGTTTTCGGACCGGTTCTAAATCCTTCAGCTCCACACGGACTGGCCATTATTGAAGTCGATAATGAGGAACAAGTTCCAAAACTCATCGCAGAAGATCCCGCCGTTATTGCGGGAATAATGGCAACGGAATTTTATCCTATGAAAGCAGTTGTAAAGAAATAA
- a CDS encoding GNAT family N-acetyltransferase: MFETERCIISTLRTADFSDVKKLYINEDVRKYLGGIRQAASIEDVLAEMLHSGDDSFYWVIRKKHTDNFIGMVSLTPHHDGVYYEVSYQLLPIWWGAGYATEVVQVVINFALNELKLPKVIAETQTANISSCRLLEKLGMKLEGTIIRFGAEQAIYSIKSSY; this comes from the coding sequence TTGTTCGAAACAGAAAGATGTATTATAAGTACCCTTCGAACAGCGGATTTTTCAGATGTGAAAAAATTATATATAAATGAGGACGTAAGAAAATATCTCGGTGGGATACGCCAGGCTGCTTCCATTGAAGATGTATTAGCCGAAATGCTGCATTCAGGTGATGATTCCTTTTACTGGGTGATCCGAAAAAAACACACCGATAATTTCATTGGTATGGTGTCCCTTACCCCCCACCATGATGGCGTTTACTATGAGGTGTCCTATCAGTTATTACCCATTTGGTGGGGAGCTGGTTATGCAACGGAAGTCGTTCAAGTGGTTATCAATTTTGCTTTAAATGAATTAAAACTACCAAAAGTCATTGCCGAAACACAAACCGCTAACATATCCTCTTGCAGGCTTCTAGAAAAATTAGGGATGAAATTAGAAGGAACGATTATCAGATTTGGAGCCGAGCAAGCCATTTATTCTATCAAGTCATCTTACTAA
- a CDS encoding aminopeptidase, with product MRTFEEKLKSYAELVVKVGLNVQPNQILYVRASVDTIPFARAVAHEAYNAGAKNVYVDYSDPEITLSRYLRASDDVFTEFPEWERIQREKLIDKDAAFLFIVSDDPDLLSKADPNRIANYQKVSGEAMVKWREQHDDVSWVICAAPSQGWANKVFPGETNSLDKLWDAIFSSVRIGEVEPVHAWKDHIENLLQKGTYLNEKKYKKLHYKAEGTDLTIELHPLHLWRSGGSQNRHGVQFVANMPTEEVFTSPLRSGVNGFVSSKKPLSYAGNLIDEFKLTFENGRIVEITAKKGEEVLKNLVETDEGSHYLGEIALVPHDSPISNTNVLFLNTLFDENAANHLALGFGFPNCIEGGEKMTKEQRVEVELNSSITHVDFMIGCADMDIDGELPDGTREPIFRKGNWAF from the coding sequence TTGAGAACGTTTGAGGAAAAATTAAAAAGCTATGCAGAATTGGTTGTAAAAGTGGGATTAAACGTTCAACCGAACCAAATCCTTTATGTAAGAGCTAGTGTGGATACGATTCCATTTGCTAGAGCTGTCGCTCACGAGGCTTACAATGCGGGTGCAAAAAATGTGTATGTGGACTATAGTGATCCTGAAATCACACTCTCACGCTATTTGAGAGCATCAGATGATGTTTTTACAGAGTTTCCTGAATGGGAGCGAATTCAACGTGAGAAATTGATTGATAAGGATGCGGCATTTTTATTTATCGTTTCCGACGATCCGGATTTATTGTCCAAAGCTGATCCCAATCGTATTGCGAATTACCAAAAAGTAAGCGGAGAAGCCATGGTAAAATGGCGAGAGCAGCATGATGATGTTAGTTGGGTCATCTGCGCAGCTCCAAGTCAAGGCTGGGCAAATAAGGTTTTTCCAGGAGAAACAAATAGCTTGGACAAACTTTGGGATGCAATCTTCAGTTCAGTACGTATAGGGGAAGTTGAACCTGTACATGCATGGAAAGATCATATTGAAAACTTGCTTCAAAAGGGTACTTATTTGAATGAAAAGAAATATAAGAAGTTACATTACAAAGCTGAAGGCACAGATCTAACGATTGAGCTTCATCCCCTACATTTATGGAGAAGTGGTGGAAGCCAAAATCGACATGGTGTTCAATTTGTTGCGAATATGCCAACTGAGGAAGTATTCACTTCGCCATTACGTTCAGGTGTTAATGGTTTCGTTTCGAGTAAAAAACCACTTAGCTATGCAGGTAATTTAATTGATGAGTTCAAATTAACTTTTGAAAATGGTCGAATTGTTGAAATTACAGCTAAAAAGGGAGAAGAAGTATTAAAGAACCTGGTAGAAACAGATGAAGGCTCCCATTATCTTGGTGAAATAGCCCTGGTTCCACATGATTCTCCTATTTCTAACACAAACGTACTTTTCCTAAATACATTATTTGATGAAAATGCTGCAAACCATTTAGCATTAGGATTCGGTTTCCCTAACTGTATTGAAGGTGGAGAGAAAATGACGAAGGAGCAGCGTGTGGAAGTAGAACTTAATTCGAGCATAACTCATGTTGATTTCATGATTGGTTGTGCGGATATGGATATTGATGGTGAATTACCTGATGGTACACGTGAGCCAATCTTCCGTAAAGGGAATTGGGCTTTCTAA
- a CDS encoding transketolase family protein, translating to MTQTSSQSYELDPLEMRQVYANTLLELARNNPDVIALEADLMSAISTNKIIKQIPKQLINCGIMEANMMGVAAGLALTGKIPFVHTFAQFATRRAFDQLFVSGGYARLNIKILGSDAGVTAEHNGGTHMAFEDLGLVRLIPRAHVFEASDGTMLRYLLRMVEKQYGIHYIRTIRKQAVRIYEEGEVFEVGKGKVLREGGDVTIIASGIMVAESLRAADLLESQGIAATVIDMYSIKPIDIDLIVKYAKETKAVVTAENHNVIGGLGSAVAEVLSEHCPTQMCRIGVKEQFGQVGKTEYLKEFYKLTAKDIVDAVEGLDSRKRS from the coding sequence ATGACTCAAACATCCTCTCAATCGTATGAACTCGACCCATTGGAAATGCGTCAAGTGTATGCCAATACGCTTCTGGAGTTGGCTAGAAATAATCCCGATGTCATTGCCTTAGAAGCCGATTTAATGAGCGCTATTTCGACGAATAAAATTATCAAGCAGATTCCAAAGCAATTGATTAATTGCGGGATTATGGAAGCGAATATGATGGGAGTTGCAGCAGGATTGGCTCTAACTGGAAAAATCCCATTCGTGCATACTTTTGCCCAGTTTGCCACTCGGCGCGCCTTTGACCAGCTGTTTGTTTCAGGTGGCTATGCTAGGCTCAATATCAAGATTTTAGGGTCAGATGCGGGTGTAACAGCTGAGCATAACGGAGGAACCCACATGGCTTTTGAGGATTTAGGGCTTGTACGCCTCATTCCAAGGGCGCATGTATTTGAAGCGAGTGACGGGACGATGCTCAGATATTTGCTGCGTATGGTTGAAAAACAGTACGGCATCCATTACATCCGTACCATCCGCAAACAGGCGGTGAGGATTTATGAGGAGGGTGAGGTATTTGAGGTTGGAAAAGGCAAGGTTTTACGTGAGGGTGGGGATGTCACCATTATTGCTAGTGGCATCATGGTGGCTGAATCACTCCGAGCTGCCGATCTACTAGAATCCCAAGGAATAGCGGCTACCGTTATAGATATGTACTCTATCAAACCGATTGACATAGATTTGATTGTGAAATATGCAAAAGAAACAAAAGCGGTTGTCACGGCAGAGAATCACAATGTGATCGGGGGGCTAGGCAGTGCGGTAGCAGAAGTTCTGAGTGAGCATTGCCCAACCCAAATGTGCCGAATTGGGGTGAAAGAGCAATTTGGTCAGGTCGGCAAGACAGAATACTTAAAGGAATTCTATAAATTGACTGCGAAGGATATTGTGGATGCTGTGGAGGGATTGGATTCTCGTAAACGGTCTTAA
- a CDS encoding SHOCT-like domain-containing protein yields the protein MSDEISRVLTMVEEGKLNKEKAAELIDVLQGKGNQVDLNKPASTSYLNKMLKIRVTSEDGDNVKVNLPIKLIKAVLKVGTNIAKMIPESEKYVKDIDVELLIEAIENELDGQIVDVTSSKGDKVLVIIE from the coding sequence ATGAGTGACGAAATTTCCAGAGTATTAACAATGGTTGAAGAAGGAAAACTGAACAAAGAGAAGGCTGCTGAATTAATCGATGTACTGCAAGGAAAGGGTAATCAAGTCGATCTAAATAAACCGGCCTCAACCTCCTACTTAAACAAAATGCTAAAAATCCGTGTTACTTCTGAGGATGGTGACAATGTAAAGGTGAATCTGCCAATAAAACTCATTAAAGCTGTTTTAAAGGTAGGAACAAATATTGCTAAAATGATTCCAGAATCCGAAAAGTATGTAAAGGATATCGACGTGGAACTTTTAATTGAAGCGATTGAAAATGAATTGGACGGACAAATTGTAGATGTTACCTCATCAAAAGGTGACAAAGTACTGGTTATTATTGAGTAA
- a CDS encoding S26 family signal peptidase yields MLFLNKRLNSIAYRGNGVKVGKERTKRTILLALVSARRTVPVVLTLKDNEYFIVGDSPRESKDSRYIGPIKKSRSLGR; encoded by the coding sequence ATGCTCTTTTTAAACAAACGATTGAATAGTATAGCCTATAGGGGAAATGGTGTGAAAGTGGGGAAAGAGAGGACGAAAAGGACGATTTTACTGGCTTTGGTTAGTGCCAGGAGAACCGTCCCTGTGGTGCTGACGCTGAAGGATAATGAATATTTTATCGTTGGCGATTCTCCACGGGAAAGTAAAGATAGTAGATACATAGGGCCAATCAAAAAAAGCAGATCTTTGGGAAGGTAA